From bacterium, the proteins below share one genomic window:
- the murJ gene encoding murein biosynthesis integral membrane protein MurJ: MELTSLTRSAGKVGLATIISRVFGYIRDILLASLFGTSMFADVFFVAFRIPNTLRRLLGENAFSASFIPVMGDYLKKKGEKEAWNMAVSVGMIFLCILLFITAIGIVFAPLIMKIAAHGFIQTPGKIELATKLLRIMFPYILFIGIAILMTSILNSFRIFFIPALAPSILNICMITALIFFCRRMKEPVVGLAIAVLIGGIGQLGIQLPSLIKRGRGFFRELKPRFNHPAAKTIGTLLIPVILGSGVYHINILVDTFLASFSHIVGEGAVSALYYANRLIQFPQAVFAIALGTVILPAMAGFASENNIDKLKETFTFSIKMIISITIPLSVLFIVLRFQIIQLLFGWGKFQFYSIKATSFGLLCYSFGLVAYSANQIITRAFYSVKDTKTPLKIACLSMLMNVILNLVLMWPLKLGGLALATSISATANMVILFILFDKKIAKINWHGIRDTLSRLLPGSAVMAITCWFTLKWIIGIEGNLLTVRLIQFFIPAFAGTISFLIISYFLKLKELRHVFTLIGKFRQR, from the coding sequence ATGGAGCTAACTTCTCTCACAAGATCTGCAGGCAAGGTTGGACTCGCAACAATTATCAGCAGAGTTTTTGGCTATATTAGAGATATTTTATTAGCCTCGCTTTTTGGCACATCAATGTTTGCAGATGTCTTTTTTGTTGCTTTCAGAATTCCAAATACACTGAGACGTCTCCTTGGAGAAAATGCATTTAGTGCCTCGTTTATTCCTGTTATGGGAGATTATCTTAAGAAAAAAGGTGAAAAAGAAGCATGGAATATGGCTGTATCTGTAGGAATGATATTCTTGTGTATATTACTCTTTATTACCGCCATTGGCATTGTTTTTGCGCCTCTTATCATGAAGATAGCAGCTCATGGGTTCATTCAAACTCCAGGCAAAATAGAGCTTGCAACAAAGCTCCTGAGGATAATGTTCCCATATATCTTATTCATAGGCATAGCCATTCTCATGACAAGCATCCTGAATTCCTTTAGAATCTTTTTTATTCCCGCACTTGCTCCCAGTATCCTGAATATATGTATGATTACAGCTCTTATATTTTTCTGCCGCAGGATGAAGGAACCAGTAGTAGGCCTGGCAATTGCAGTCCTGATTGGAGGAATAGGGCAACTTGGGATTCAATTACCCAGCTTGATAAAGCGAGGCAGGGGATTTTTTAGAGAACTAAAACCCAGATTTAATCATCCAGCAGCCAAGACGATAGGAACGCTCCTGATTCCTGTCATATTGGGCTCAGGGGTGTATCATATAAACATTCTTGTTGATACATTTCTAGCCTCATTCTCTCATATAGTAGGCGAAGGAGCTGTATCTGCACTCTACTACGCTAACCGCTTGATACAATTTCCTCAGGCTGTATTTGCCATAGCCCTAGGCACTGTTATTTTACCTGCTATGGCTGGTTTTGCTTCGGAAAATAATATTGATAAACTAAAAGAAACCTTCACCTTTTCCATAAAAATGATTATTTCAATCACTATCCCCTTGAGCGTATTATTCATAGTCCTGAGATTTCAAATCATCCAGTTATTATTTGGATGGGGAAAATTTCAATTCTATTCTATAAAAGCAACAAGTTTTGGACTCTTATGCTATAGCTTTGGACTTGTTGCATATTCAGCTAATCAGATCATTACACGTGCATTCTATTCAGTTAAAGATACAAAAACTCCTCTAAAAATAGCATGCTTAAGCATGCTTATGAATGTTATACTTAATTTAGTGCTGATGTGGCCATTGAAGCTAGGAGGACTGGCTCTAGCAACTTCCATTTCTGCTACAGCCAATATGGTAATTCTCTTTATTCTATTTGATAAAAAAATAGCTAAAATAAATTGGCATGGTATAAGGGATACGTTGTCCCGTTTGTTACCCGGATCAGCAGTAATGGCAATAACCTGCTGGTTTACATTAAAATGGATAATAGGTATTGAAGGGAATCTACTTACAGTGCGTCTTATTCAGTTTTTTATCCCTGCTTTTGCTGGAACTATTAGTTTCCTTATCATATCCTATTTTTTAAAGCTCAAAGAATTAAGACATGTGTTTACGCTAATAGGAAAATTCAGACAAAGATAA
- a CDS encoding PilZ domain-containing protein, with protein MIKSRERRKHPRTQLTYHLPLNLALKNKTSVHAHCKDISKSGIKIAGKFRIEKGGTIRIKPMFSGQDYAEEIVAQAVWSGPASAKDTYEYGLKFLHAYDKEIDKITTQV; from the coding sequence ATGATAAAATCAAGAGAAAGAAGAAAGCATCCCCGCACACAGCTCACCTATCACCTCCCCCTGAATCTGGCTCTCAAGAACAAAACGAGTGTTCACGCACATTGCAAGGACATAAGTAAAAGCGGCATAAAAATAGCAGGGAAATTTCGAATAGAAAAAGGTGGAACAATAAGAATCAAGCCTATGTTTTCAGGGCAAGATTACGCAGAAGAAATTGTAGCTCAAGCCGTATGGTCAGGGCCTGCTTCAGCAAAAGATACTTATGAATATGGATTAAAATTCTTGCATGCATATGATAAAGAAATAGATAAAATTACCACACAAGTCTGA
- a CDS encoding glycosyltransferase, producing MKDLKGKISVIMPAYNEEKHILHNIEETIRVFDQFTCNYEIIVVDDGSLDNTYKEALKAQNGHANVIVKRNIINRGKGRAIKRGFRFAQGDYIVFLDADLDLHPGQIKGLFDIMKREGSDIVIGSKRHSASVLNYPKRRKIISYAYNLLVRVLFASQIRDTQTGLKVFKRKVLDSLFHVILVKRFAFDVELLMVAHHIGYKISDAPIEINFGREQRIGRIRIIDILNTYWDTLAVFYRMYLMRYYIKRLPGKCKI from the coding sequence ATGAAGGATTTAAAAGGAAAAATCTCTGTTATTATGCCAGCATATAATGAAGAAAAGCATATTCTTCATAATATAGAGGAGACTATTAGGGTCTTTGATCAATTCACTTGCAATTATGAAATCATAGTGGTTGATGATGGGAGTTTGGATAATACTTATAAAGAGGCTTTAAAAGCCCAAAATGGGCATGCAAATGTTATTGTGAAAAGAAACATAATAAACAGAGGTAAGGGCCGTGCAATAAAACGTGGCTTTAGATTTGCGCAGGGAGATTACATTGTATTTCTAGATGCGGATCTTGATCTGCATCCCGGGCAGATAAAGGGGCTTTTTGATATTATGAAAAGAGAGGGCTCAGATATTGTAATAGGTTCAAAAAGGCATTCAGCATCTGTTCTTAATTATCCCAAAAGAAGGAAAATAATAAGTTATGCTTATAATTTGCTTGTCAGGGTACTGTTTGCCTCTCAGATTAGGGACACTCAGACGGGCTTGAAAGTGTTTAAGAGAAAAGTATTGGATTCCCTTTTTCATGTAATACTTGTTAAGCGGTTTGCCTTTGATGTAGAGCTTCTAATGGTTGCACATCATATTGGGTACAAGATATCAGATGCACCTATTGAGATTAACTTTGGCAGAGAGCAAAGAATAGGAAGGATAAGGATTATAGATATTCTAAATACATACTGGGACACATTAGCAGTATTTTATAGGATGTATCTAATGCGTTACTACATTAAAAGGCTCCCGGGAAAGTGCAAAATATGA
- a CDS encoding glycerate kinase, whose translation MGKILIASDSFKGAASALEVCNAIENGIKQVCPKVETIKIPMADGGEGTVESLIAATKGKLITKTVTNPLGEKVKAKFGILGDNKTAVIEMAEASGLPLVPPGKRNPLKTTTYGTGELIKYALEKGCRRFIIGIGGSATVDGGAGMAQALGAKLVDRRGREIGFGGGSLSNLFKIDISSMDERIKACDFEVACDVRNPLCGSNGAAYVYGSQKGATKAQIPKLDEALSHFASVIRRDIGVEVENLAGAGAAGGLGAGLVAFLGAHLKSGIELVMNASGIEHYIQEVDLVITGEGKIDGQTIFGKTPIGVAKLAKKYGKPVIAVCGMVDEGYEEVYKNGIDAIITEFNSSLTTQEQIGQCKGLIQQITANAMRLAVIAKLKLSQ comes from the coding sequence ATGGGCAAGATTCTCATAGCTTCTGATTCTTTTAAAGGGGCTGCTTCAGCTCTGGAGGTGTGTAATGCTATTGAAAACGGGATTAAACAGGTATGTCCAAAAGTAGAGACCATAAAAATCCCAATGGCAGACGGAGGAGAGGGGACTGTTGAGAGTCTCATAGCAGCTACAAAAGGCAAATTAATCACCAAAACCGTAACAAATCCTCTTGGAGAAAAGGTCAAAGCCAAATTTGGAATTCTCGGAGATAATAAAACTGCTGTTATTGAAATGGCTGAAGCATCCGGACTGCCACTTGTGCCCCCTGGAAAAAGAAATCCACTTAAAACCACCACATACGGAACCGGTGAATTAATAAAATACGCTCTGGAAAAAGGGTGCAGGAGATTCATAATAGGTATTGGGGGCAGCGCAACTGTTGATGGCGGGGCAGGTATGGCACAGGCATTGGGAGCAAAACTAGTTGACAGGAGAGGCAGAGAAATAGGATTTGGTGGAGGCAGTTTATCAAACTTATTTAAAATAGACATTAGCTCTATGGATGAGCGCATTAAAGCCTGCGATTTCGAAGTTGCATGCGATGTTCGTAACCCGCTTTGCGGCTCAAATGGAGCAGCATATGTATATGGGTCACAAAAGGGAGCGACTAAGGCACAAATACCCAAGCTTGACGAGGCTCTATCCCATTTTGCCAGCGTAATTCGCAGAGATATTGGAGTAGAAGTGGAGAATCTAGCAGGGGCAGGAGCTGCTGGAGGATTAGGAGCCGGACTGGTTGCTTTCCTTGGCGCACATCTAAAAAGCGGAATAGAACTGGTTATGAATGCAAGCGGTATTGAGCACTACATCCAGGAAGTTGATCTGGTGATAACTGGTGAAGGCAAAATTGATGGACAGACTATATTTGGGAAAACACCCATAGGGGTTGCAAAACTGGCCAAAAAATATGGCAAACCAGTTATCGCAGTATGTGGAATGGTGGATGAAGGATATGAAGAAGTGTACAAAAATGGAATTGATGCAATAATAACTGAGTTTAACAGCTCTCTAACTACACAAGAACAAATAGGTCAATGCAAAGGACTTATCCAGCAAATTACAGCTAATGCAATGCGTTTAGCCGTAATTGCTAAACTTAAATTAAGTCAATAA
- a CDS encoding SDR family oxidoreductase, with translation MKTVLITGGAGFIGSHLCDFLLGKDYRVICMDNLITGSEDNIAHILQNKNFTFIRHDVTNYINIKGRLDYILHFASPASPIDYLELPIQTLKVGSLGTHKALGLAKEKKAVFLLASTSEVYGDPLVNPQPETYWGNVNPIGPRGVYDEAKRFAESMTMAYQRFHKIRTRIVRIFNTYGPRMRINDGRAVPAFINQALKNKALTVFGKGTQTRSFCYISDLVEGIYRLLLSDVSTPVNIGNPAEMTILDFAKQIIQITGSKSKIIFKPLPVDDPKVRRPDISKAKRELNWESVVDIQQGLSNTIRYFRTKV, from the coding sequence ATGAAAACAGTCCTAATTACAGGTGGTGCAGGCTTTATAGGATCTCATCTTTGCGACTTTTTGTTAGGCAAAGACTATCGTGTAATCTGTATGGATAACCTAATAACTGGAAGCGAAGATAACATTGCTCATATACTGCAGAATAAGAATTTTACATTTATAAGACACGATGTTACTAATTATATTAATATTAAAGGCAGACTTGATTATATTCTGCATTTTGCTTCCCCAGCAAGTCCAATTGACTATCTTGAGCTGCCTATTCAAACCTTAAAAGTAGGTTCTCTGGGAACGCATAAGGCGCTTGGTCTTGCTAAAGAGAAAAAAGCTGTGTTTTTACTTGCTTCCACGTCTGAAGTCTATGGAGATCCTCTGGTTAATCCACAACCAGAAACTTATTGGGGGAATGTAAACCCTATTGGGCCTCGCGGGGTTTATGATGAGGCAAAGAGATTTGCAGAGTCCATGACTATGGCTTATCAGCGCTTTCATAAGATTCGAACGAGAATTGTAAGAATTTTTAATACGTATGGACCTCGGATGCGAATAAATGATGGGAGAGCAGTCCCGGCATTTATAAACCAGGCTTTGAAGAATAAGGCACTTACGGTTTTTGGAAAGGGGACTCAAACACGCAGTTTTTGTTATATCTCTGATCTCGTGGAAGGAATATATAGATTGCTCCTTTCAGATGTGAGCACTCCTGTAAACATAGGAAATCCGGCTGAAATGACGATTTTAGATTTTGCAAAACAAATAATTCAAATCACAGGAAGTAAAAGCAAGATTATCTTTAAACCTCTGCCTGTTGATGATCCAAAAGTGCGCAGGCCTGACATTTCCAAGGCAAAAAGAGAGCTTAATTGGGAGTCTGTTGTTGACATTCAACAAGGGCTTAGTAACACAATTCGATATTTCAGGACCAAGGTTTAA
- a CDS encoding sugar phosphate nucleotidyltransferase — protein sequence MQVVILCGGKGTRMGHHTRFLPKPLIKIGQRPILWHIMKIYSFYGFNRFVLCLGYKKQKIEEYFSHTRGWNITFVDTGLSTNTGGRIKRIEKYIEEDNFLATYGDGVADVNINRLIQFHNKNKKIATLTGVKPRSQFGIMDIGSDNTVKDFHEKPVLTHWVNGGFFVFNRRIFEYLEKDDILERKPFYQLSKDKELAAYKHHGFWECMDTYKDNLELNQAWKSASAPWAVWS from the coding sequence ATGCAGGTTGTAATTCTGTGCGGGGGTAAAGGCACAAGAATGGGGCATCATACAAGATTTCTTCCAAAGCCTTTAATAAAGATAGGGCAAAGGCCGATTCTATGGCATATAATGAAAATTTATTCTTTTTATGGATTTAATCGCTTTGTTTTATGCCTTGGGTATAAAAAACAGAAGATAGAGGAGTATTTTTCTCATACAAGAGGCTGGAATATTACATTTGTAGACACTGGGCTGAGCACTAATACGGGAGGAAGGATTAAGAGAATAGAGAAATATATTGAGGAGGATAATTTTCTTGCAACATATGGTGACGGTGTAGCAGATGTCAATATAAATAGACTAATTCAGTTCCATAATAAAAACAAAAAGATAGCAACTCTTACAGGAGTAAAACCACGTTCGCAGTTTGGTATTATGGATATAGGATCTGATAATACGGTTAAGGATTTCCATGAAAAACCTGTTCTTACTCACTGGGTAAATGGAGGTTTTTTTGTGTTTAACAGGCGTATATTTGAATATTTGGAAAAAGATGATATTCTCGAAAGAAAGCCTTTCTATCAATTATCCAAAGACAAAGAATTAGCTGCTTATAAGCATCATGGTTTTTGGGAGTGTATGGATACATATAAGGATAATCTTGAGCTTAACCAGGCATGGAAGTCCGCTTCTGCCCCCTGGGCTGTATGGAGCTAA
- a CDS encoding UDP-glucose/GDP-mannose dehydrogenase family protein — MRICVIGTGYVGLVTGVCLADIGNNVICVDIDKEKIEKLKRGIIPIYEPGLEGMLKRNLREKRVSFATEISEGVGNSEIIFIAVGTPSKKNGEADLCYVESVARSVAKAMDGYRVIVEKSTVPVHTGEWVRRTVKLNNIHGVDFDVVSNPEFLREGSAISDFMHPDRIVIGVESEKARKIMAKLYQPLNAPIVVTDIKSAEIIKHASNSYLALKISYINSVANICERVGADVEKVAEGMGLDKRIGKSFLRAGIGYGGSCFPKDVSAFIKIAEEAGYDFEMLKSVESVNRMQREDLVRKIKQEMWVMNNKTIGILGLSFKPNTDDMREAPSIYIINKLQQDGAKIKAYDPAAGPRAKEILKNVQYCKDPYCVAKGSDALVIITDWPEFSKLNLGKIKTLLNQPVVIDGRNIYDPEKMKKLGFVYKSIGR, encoded by the coding sequence ATGCGCATATGTGTAATAGGAACGGGTTATGTGGGGCTTGTAACAGGTGTATGCCTGGCAGATATCGGCAATAATGTAATCTGCGTGGATATTGATAAGGAGAAAATAGAAAAATTAAAGAGGGGCATTATCCCTATATATGAGCCTGGATTGGAGGGCATGCTTAAGCGAAATCTGAGGGAAAAGAGGGTTTCCTTTGCTACGGAGATTTCTGAAGGTGTAGGAAATTCTGAGATAATCTTTATTGCAGTCGGAACACCTTCAAAAAAGAATGGAGAGGCGGATCTATGCTATGTTGAATCTGTGGCTCGCAGTGTGGCAAAGGCAATGGATGGGTATAGAGTAATTGTTGAAAAAAGCACAGTGCCTGTACATACTGGAGAATGGGTTAGACGAACAGTGAAGTTAAATAATATACATGGTGTTGATTTTGATGTTGTTTCTAATCCGGAATTTTTAAGAGAAGGTTCTGCAATATCAGATTTTATGCATCCTGACAGGATTGTAATTGGGGTTGAGAGCGAAAAAGCAAGGAAAATAATGGCAAAATTATATCAGCCGCTTAATGCGCCAATAGTTGTTACGGACATAAAAAGCGCAGAGATTATTAAACACGCATCGAATTCATATCTTGCGCTCAAGATTTCTTATATTAATTCAGTTGCTAATATATGCGAGCGAGTAGGAGCGGATGTGGAAAAGGTTGCAGAGGGTATGGGGCTTGATAAAAGGATAGGGAAGAGTTTCTTACGCGCCGGCATAGGATATGGAGGATCCTGTTTTCCAAAGGATGTTTCTGCATTCATCAAGATAGCTGAAGAGGCAGGATATGACTTTGAAATGCTCAAGTCTGTTGAAAGTGTTAACAGAATGCAAAGAGAAGATTTGGTTAGAAAAATAAAGCAGGAAATGTGGGTTATGAATAACAAAACCATAGGGATATTGGGTCTTTCTTTTAAGCCAAACACTGACGACATGAGAGAAGCGCCCTCAATATACATTATAAACAAACTCCAGCAAGACGGCGCGAAGATTAAAGCGTACGATCCTGCGGCTGGACCTAGGGCAAAGGAGATCCTAAAAAACGTACAATATTGCAAAGACCCTTATTGTGTGGCAAAAGGCAGCGACGCGCTTGTTATTATTACAGACTGGCCTGAGTTTAGTAAGTTGAATCTAGGGAAGATAAAAACCTTACTTAATCAGCCTGTAGTTATTGATGGCCGTAATATATATGACCCGGAGAAAATGAAAAAGCTTGGTTTTGTTTATAAGAGCATTGGAAGGTGA
- a CDS encoding nucleotide sugar dehydrogenase, whose amino-acid sequence MSNSLIHKIKNKKAQIAVIGLGYVGLPLCMEFAKKGFCVTGIDVDKKRVESVNEGVSYIGDVKSSDIKSCVRDKSFQATTDYRVLGKQDAIIMCVPTPLRKTKEPDISYIIDASKKIAKYLKEEQLVVLESTTYPGTTDEVIQPILEKSGLKAGEDFYLAFSPERVDPGNKRYNTANIPKVIGGINDISTRTAKALYSQINGHVIAVSSSRVAEMVKLLENTFRSVNIALVNELAIMCGYLDIDVWEVIGAAATKPFGFMPFYPGPGIGGHCIPLDPFYLTWKSRLHGYEAKFIELAGEINRTMPAYVIGKIRDILNNHKKSINGSTVFILGVAYKKDVGDWRESPAIEIISMLLKKGAHVWFNDPYVSEINAGGTLMRSKKLSKSLLEKSNCTVIITNHSIYDYKFIVENSSAVLDTRNATGSLKGSFENVFKL is encoded by the coding sequence ATGTCAAACTCGTTAATTCACAAAATAAAGAATAAAAAAGCCCAAATTGCAGTAATTGGTTTAGGATATGTAGGGCTTCCTTTGTGTATGGAATTTGCAAAAAAGGGGTTCTGCGTAACAGGCATAGATGTTGATAAAAAGAGAGTGGAGAGTGTTAATGAAGGAGTTTCGTATATTGGAGATGTGAAATCTTCAGACATTAAATCATGTGTGAGGGATAAATCTTTTCAGGCAACTACGGATTACAGAGTTCTTGGCAAGCAGGACGCTATTATAATGTGTGTTCCGACACCATTGAGAAAAACAAAGGAACCAGATATTTCCTATATAATTGACGCATCTAAAAAGATAGCAAAATATCTTAAAGAAGAACAGCTGGTTGTGTTGGAAAGCACCACGTATCCGGGGACAACAGATGAAGTTATACAGCCGATACTGGAGAAAAGCGGATTAAAGGCAGGAGAAGACTTTTATCTTGCGTTTTCGCCGGAAAGAGTAGATCCCGGAAACAAAAGATACAATACTGCCAATATCCCAAAGGTAATAGGCGGGATTAATGACATATCTACCCGAACCGCAAAAGCCTTATACAGCCAGATTAATGGACATGTTATTGCAGTCTCTTCTTCGCGTGTGGCGGAAATGGTAAAACTCTTGGAGAACACGTTCCGCAGTGTAAATATAGCACTTGTGAATGAACTGGCAATAATGTGTGGTTATCTGGATATAGATGTGTGGGAGGTTATAGGAGCTGCTGCAACGAAACCATTTGGATTTATGCCATTCTATCCAGGGCCCGGCATAGGCGGACATTGTATACCTCTTGATCCATTCTATCTTACATGGAAATCCAGGCTTCATGGGTATGAGGCAAAATTTATAGAGCTTGCCGGCGAAATTAATAGGACAATGCCTGCATATGTAATCGGAAAGATAAGAGACATCTTGAATAATCATAAAAAAAGCATTAACGGTTCGACTGTATTTATACTTGGTGTTGCTTATAAAAAGGATGTGGGGGACTGGAGAGAATCACCAGCAATAGAAATCATAAGCATGCTATTAAAAAAGGGTGCACATGTATGGTTTAACGATCCGTATGTTTCAGAAATAAATGCAGGTGGTACATTAATGCGCTCAAAGAAGCTCAGCAAATCATTGCTGGAAAAATCCAATTGCACAGTTATTATTACAAATCATAGTATTTATGATTATAAATTTATTGTTGAAAATTCGTCTGCTGTGTTAGATACAAGAAATGCAACAGGTAGCTTAAAGGGGTCTTTTGAGAATGTATTTAAACTGTAA
- the lepB gene encoding signal peptidase I yields MNILIKRVPMHIFYLAIGLIIASAVLRYFIKRDKVSSKRRKVLKFIFEYADSARSASILALMIVTFIVQTFRIPTGSMIPTLNIGNHLMVNKFIYYFKKPRRGDIIVFVYPVNPKKDFIKRLVGLPGETIQIKDGGVFINGEELKAPQTIAERYYYNEGMYGEGLIKIPDNAYFVMGDNTRNSKDSRFWGFVPKKNLLGKAFFVYWPLTRMRITR; encoded by the coding sequence ATGAACATATTGATCAAAAGAGTGCCGATGCATATCTTTTATCTTGCTATAGGATTGATTATAGCAAGTGCTGTATTAAGGTACTTTATTAAAAGAGACAAAGTATCTTCTAAACGTAGAAAGGTGCTCAAATTTATTTTTGAATATGCGGATTCTGCAAGATCTGCATCTATTCTTGCATTAATGATTGTTACGTTTATTGTGCAGACTTTTAGAATACCAACAGGATCAATGATTCCTACCCTGAATATAGGGAATCATCTTATGGTAAACAAGTTTATATACTATTTCAAAAAACCCAGAAGAGGGGATATTATTGTATTTGTGTATCCTGTTAATCCCAAAAAGGATTTCATAAAAAGATTGGTAGGTCTTCCAGGGGAAACAATACAGATAAAAGACGGGGGTGTTTTTATAAATGGAGAGGAACTGAAAGCTCCCCAAACAATAGCAGAACGGTATTATTACAATGAGGGGATGTATGGAGAAGGACTGATCAAGATACCTGATAACGCATATTTTGTTATGGGAGACAATACAAGAAACAGCAAAGATTCGCGTTTCTGGGGATTTGTTCCCAAAAAGAATCTATTAGGTAAAGCGTTCTTTGTATACTGGCCATTAACAAGAATGCGTATAACAAGGTAA
- a CDS encoding SDR family oxidoreductase: MSIYLVTGGAGFIGSHIVESLVSHGKKVRVIDNLSTGNIDNLAYLINDIEFIESDIRDINLLDKAMKGVDFCFHEAALPSVARSVNDPITVNQVNTDGTLNLLFAAKNNKIKRFIYASSSSAYGDSPSLPKKEDMKSNPLSPYAVSKLTGEYYCRVFYSVYGLNTVCLRYFNVFGPRQDPNSQYAAVIPKFITCFLKNTAPQIYGNGEQSRDFTYIDNVVSANMLAAEAKNASGQVLNIACGRQTSLNDLVKLLKNLLSSEVKPDYLEPRQGDIKHSLADISKAMDMLGYSPKTSFEQGIKKTIAWHKDNKL; encoded by the coding sequence ATGAGTATATATCTGGTAACAGGTGGTGCAGGCTTTATAGGTTCTCATATTGTAGAGTCGCTTGTAAGTCATGGCAAAAAAGTTAGGGTAATAGACAACCTTTCTACCGGGAATATTGATAATCTTGCGTACCTAATAAATGATATAGAATTTATAGAAAGCGACATAAGAGATATAAATCTTTTAGACAAAGCTATGAAGGGTGTTGATTTTTGCTTTCATGAAGCGGCCTTGCCTTCTGTAGCAAGGTCTGTTAATGACCCAATAACAGTAAATCAAGTCAACACAGATGGCACATTAAACCTGCTTTTTGCTGCAAAGAATAACAAGATAAAAAGATTTATCTATGCCAGTTCTTCTTCTGCATATGGTGACTCCCCCTCCTTACCTAAAAAAGAAGACATGAAATCTAACCCACTATCCCCTTATGCTGTAAGCAAATTAACCGGCGAATACTACTGCCGTGTTTTTTATTCTGTTTATGGTCTTAACACAGTATGTTTGAGATATTTTAATGTTTTTGGCCCCAGACAGGATCCAAACAGCCAATATGCCGCCGTTATTCCTAAGTTTATAACTTGTTTTTTGAAGAATACTGCTCCTCAAATCTATGGTAATGGAGAACAGTCCAGAGATTTCACGTACATAGACAATGTTGTTTCTGCAAATATGCTGGCTGCTGAAGCAAAAAACGCATCTGGTCAGGTGTTGAATATTGCCTGCGGCAGACAAACATCTCTTAATGATTTAGTTAAGCTGCTTAAAAATCTACTTTCAAGTGAAGTAAAACCTGATTATCTTGAGCCAAGGCAAGGGGACATAAAGCATTCTTTGGCAGATATATCAAAAGCCATGGATATGCTGGGGTATAGCCCAAAAACTAGTTTTGAACAGGGCATAAAAAAGACCATAGCGTGGCATAAAGACAATAAGTTATGA